CTCCTAACTGCGTTTCTTCGTGTACATACCGCAGAGGGACCACTGGAACAGGACTGTGCTTTCGCAGTGTTTCATGGAAAACAGCGGCCAAGTATGGAAGTTTGCATAGCTCCTCCTCGCTGAGTTGGTCGAATCCGCAGGCATTTTGGATTTCTGACAGCAAGTAGTTCTGTTTTATTGGAAGTAACAATATTTTAGTCAATACCAACACACAAATTAGTAGAGGAAGCAAGCAAAAAATCACCTGTCTATTTGCATCTTTAGAAAGTTCATACATGGCCCATTCTGATGTAACCAACACCGTGTCGGATGCTTCAATGATGGCTTCCCACAGAAGCATCAGTATTTGCTGCTCCGATAATGTGTCTGCTGCTTCGGATAACAGGTGATCTAAATAACAGTTTATTTCCTGTTGTGTCGTATATTGTTAACATCACCCGTTAATAAACTTTTAACTACACATGTGGCAAACGAGAAAGCTAGATCTCGGACTACCTTGCCAGAAGCAATACGTTTTTTCTGCTGCTGAATCAAGGCCTTCATCAGCGCCTCCCTGCGGAAATGCATCTGCTGAATTTTGTATTCGAAGTGTTGGTTAGGAATCCACTTGAGATAGGGGAAGAAATCCCTCCAGTCAACATCAATGGCACCTTCCATAGGGTCCACTACGAGAATCTTGAACATCTCTTGTCTTGCCAAGGTAGTGCCTAGTTCCTCCACGTAAATGGATTCAACATCTTCTCCAATCGCCTACGAATCAAACAACGGGACTTTGATATGTTTTCGAATTTTTATCAATAACGTGAAGCTGAAGAAGAGGGCGAAACAGAACAGCCAGATTCACCTGTTTCATTGATAATCTGAAGAGTTCAGACTGAAATATCCTCCTGAAGTCTACTGCTTCAGAAGGATACAGTTTGGCATGAGCATGAAACTGATCACATATGTTATTTATCATGACATCCCTGTGGACACGGTGCCGTTTCTACAGTAAGAAGCATGCTCAATGTTAACCTCAGACCAATCAATCGAATATTTATTAATACATATTTGATCAAACACTATTTGAAAATGGCTCTTCTGCTCAGAAACGAAATGTTCCAAATGTTCTTGGAAATTCTTGCTCCCATTGGACCATTTGTATCTATATGCATCAGGATCCCGATTCATGTATCTCTAGTCGGTTCGAGAAATCAAGATAAGAGGATCGAACCGTTTCTACCATAACATATATGCAGCCTCGAGAAGAGGTACAAAACCAACCTGAGCATTAGGTCCAAGTGTACTTGTAAGCAAATGGCGTTTGGCCGCCTTGTAAAATTCGTTGTAATCACTCATCGCAACAATACTTTTATCAGAAGTGAGGATCTTCAAAGCATTTGACAGCTTTCTAGTTGAGATAGATGAGTACTTTGTAACCATAGCCTAAAGCAAGACATACAAATCATGTTTAGATTATTAGGAATGTATATAAGGGAACATAGAAATAAAGGAGAAAGAAATTGACCTCTTTGGCAACATCATTAGAGTTAAGCACAACCATGGTGTTGGAGCCTGCCCTTATAGAATATATTGGACCATATTTTTGAGACCATTTGGTGAAAGTCTTGTGGGGCTTCTTCTCTTTTAGTTGCAATAAATTTCCCACTATTGGTAAGCCTGGTACCTCTGCATCAAAACCTCCCATCCTTTATACTCCACCGGTTCCATAAAAATTGTACTAGTattctttttccattttgattCGTCCCATTACATTAGccctttttctatttttggaaagttttttctttctataaggtgaacctcattctccactatcaatacttcaatcactttcCTTTTTACATCTCTCACACTTTACTAACTTCGCATTAAAACCCGTACTGTCCCCAAAAtccctatttttatggaacggaggtAGTACAATACAAATTATACAATACTCCCTATTATGTTGGGATGATCATCAAAACCCCTTATAACGACAACAAGATTTAATATTTACCAAGTCTATGCGAGGCAAAAAGGGTTTCAACATCGCTATATGATACTCCTTAAGTCCTACCGAAGATaaactcactttccttttagGTTTGTtccaaccaagatgactcagatatactttatctctactttatttcatctctattttattttacactcttcacttaacacataaaattaaaccatATAAAATTCCGTGCCGTCCAAGAAAACGGTCATTTTTCTTGGGACGCAGGGAGTATGGATAAATGACattcaaacaaaataattcGACATTAACACCACGAAGCTAGGAAAATATCTCGATTAGAAGCATCTTCAATTGAATCGGAGAGTTTACTTTCAATGCAGAAGaaatgaaagagagagagagatcaccTGGCGGAGGAGGGAAGCTGGAAGATTTCTTCAGTTGATCCTTGACATATTCTCTGATGAAAAACAAAGTGATTCCGCCGATAGCCACCGCAGGTGCGCCGATAGTGGGCGGCAGAGCTTGAAGATTCAGCAATGAATccattgaaaaatgaaaaagaaaataaagtttaGATTACTGAGTTATAGAGCAAGGGTTATTAGGGAGtgatatataacaaaattattgATTCGAAATGTGGCTGCAACAATTATGCGGAAGGGGAAAGCGCCAAGAATAAACAGAATCCTGAAACAAAGAGGTCCTTATcacaaataatgaaataatagtGGATTGATTATAGGCAATAACAGTAAAAGTTGGGTCAAAATTACATTGACCATTCATCCATCCCAATGCATTTGAGTAGAGGAGTATATTGCAAAACATTCTTTATTGACAACATCATATGCTACTAATATTACTCCTTCTGTCTCGATAAGATCACATCTTTTTTAGCCTAATTTGATTAATTGAAGAAATAAGGAGTGAatgtaagtattaaatggaaagatcatttaattagagagaaaaaaattcatTGGATGTATTAATTGAATGTATCAAATGCAAATTACATATATTCTACAAACCTCAAAATATAATTTGGACTATTACATATAATGATTTGATGTcaatagattaaaaaaatgtcaaacTCAATGTCAACCTACAATTATGGATTTGTCCTATAGTTTTTGGTGTTGTAGCCTCCGATCCAACGATGGAATCAATTTCATTATGAATTTGTCCTATAGTTTTTGGTGTTGTAACCTCCAACGATGGCATCAATTTCATTAACCAATATGGCGTCTTCAGCTACGTGTTGAATGAATGAtacttatattattattaaactaagATGGGTAGACTTTCGTAAAGACCATTTATTGTGCCATCGGCCCAAAATGAGAACGTTTTGCTTAGAGAAATTGTAGGTtgcattaaaaagaaaatgaacgAGCATTATTCTATATTCTCTAAACACAATTTGCAATTAGATTTGTCAAGTGGACGGGGCCTGGGTGCAATTAGAGTTGTCAAGTGGGCTAGCCCGGCCCAGGTCCATGTCTGAGGCAGGCTTTTTCTAATTTTGCTAAGCCCGGCTAGGCACACTTGCCATGTGGGTCCGGGCTGGGCTGGgctttgtttaattttttgtttatatattttaaagatATCCTAAATGTAttatatgcaaaataaaacatataacTTGTATTTATATCTCATTaactaaatctaaatttaaataatatgttTAAGTTCATTTATTGACcatgtattaataatattttttatgttctTTATTCTATTTGAAAGAAAGTGTATAACTAAAGGATTAATCAATATTGTTAGTTTTGTTAATAGATGATGACACATGAGTTGATGTATTTTTAAAACTACAAGTATATGAACTCACTAACAAATTTAAAGAATTCTATAATTATTCATCAAATATTAAGGTTTGAATACGTGATATTCTTAAAGTTAAACTTCATAACCATCTTTTTTACCttttagataaaaaaatataagaaaaaaaatagatgtAGTCAAGATTGAATGTTGCAATCATGATTTAGTTGGAAACTTATGTTGATATTAAACTATTACTGTTTGAGCCCATTCAGAGACACCAAAAAAATGGAATAATATAGACAAAATTAACATGTCTCGTGCACAAAATGACATGCataaatagagaaatatactattattagtgattaatcacataattacattaaaaaacaCTAATTA
This sequence is a window from Salvia splendens isolate huo1 chromosome 14, SspV2, whole genome shotgun sequence. Protein-coding genes within it:
- the LOC121766036 gene encoding ent-kaurene oxidase is translated as MDSLLNLQALPPTIGAPAVAIGGITLFFIREYVKDQLKKSSSFPPPPEVPGLPIVGNLLQLKEKKPHKTFTKWSQKYGPIYSIRAGSNTMVVLNSNDVAKEAMVTKYSSISTRKLSNALKILTSDKSIVAMSDYNEFYKAAKRHLLTSTLGPNAQKRHRVHRDVMINNICDQFHAHAKLYPSEAVDFRRIFQSELFRLSMKQAIGEDVESIYVEELGTTLARQEMFKILVVDPMEGAIDVDWRDFFPYLKWIPNQHFEYKIQQMHFRREALMKALIQQQKKRIASGKEINCYLDHLLSEAADTLSEQQILMLLWEAIIEASDTVLVTSEWAMYELSKDANRQNYLLSEIQNACGFDQLSEEELCKLPYLAAVFHETLRKHSPVPVVPLRYVHEETQLGGYNIPEGSEIAINIYGCNMDQNVWDSPEEWRPERFVSGKDDTTELHKTMAFGGGKRVCAGALQAMTISCIAIGRLVQEFEWRLREGEEANVDTLGLTTHKLHPLQTIVKPRLRDRVSIS